The Corynebacterium atypicum genome contains the following window.
CGGACGACCCCGGCGATGCGGCAGCTGGTCGCGGAGACCCAGCTGAGCGCGAGCGACTTCATCCTGCCGATGTTCGTCGCCGACGGCATCGAAGCGCCGCGCGAGATCCCCTCGATGCCGGGGCAGTACCAGCACACGGTCGACTCGCTGAAGAAGAAGGTGCACGAGGTCCTCGAGGCCGGGGTGCGGTGCGTGGACCTCTTCGGGGTGCCGCGGGCCGAGGACAAAGACGCGACCGGCTCGGTCGCGTGGGATCCAGAGGGCATTTTGAACCGTGGGGTCGCGGCGTTGCGCGAGGAGTTCGGCGACGATGTGCTCGTGATGGCGGATACCTGCCTCGACGAATTCACGGATCACGGCCACTGCGGCGCCTTGAGTGCCGATCGGTTCGGGCGCACGGTGGTTGATAATGACGCCACCTTGCCGCTCTACCGGGCGATGGCCGTCGCCCAGGCCGAGGCAGGCGCGCACATCGTCAGCCCCTCGGGGATGATGGATGGGCAGATCTTGGCGATCCGCGAGGCCCTCGACTCCGCAGGGTTCACCGACGTGGCGATCATGGCGTACTCGGCGAAGTACGCGTCGGCGTTTTTCGGTCCCTTCCGCGACGCGGTGGGCAGTTCGCTTCAGGGCGACCGGCGGACCTACCAGCAGGACCCGGCGAACATTCGGGAGTCGCTGCTCGAGGTGGAGCTGGACATCGAGGAGGGTGCGGATTTTGTGATGGTCAAGCCCGCTCTGCCGTACCTCGATGTGCTCAGCGAGGTCGCCCAGGTCTCTCCGGTCCCGGTCGCCGCCTACCAGGTCTCCGGAGAGTACGCGATGATCCAGGCTGCCGGCCAGAACGGCTGGGTGGATCTGGACCGGGTCATGATGGAATCACTGGTTGCTATCAAGCGCGCCGGCGCCGACCAGATTCTCACTTACTTCGCCGAGGACGCCGCCCGGGCGTTAGCCCGCGCGTAGGGGCGCAACGCCGCCTGGCTGGCACCCGTCGGAAAATTCGCTGCGACTCGACACAGAAGGGCACAACGCTGACATGACTAACCTCGGCCGACCCGCGGCGCACGCCGCCAGTGATCCCGGCCCGCCCGAGACCCACCAGCGCGCCCCGGAGACGGTACGGTACCTGGTGTGGTCCTGGTGGCTGATCGTGGCCGGGGAGATACTCCACCAGGTGCTCAGCGTGGCGATCGTGGTAGCGGACCCCTCGGCGTTGCGCGCAGCCGCGAAAGAGACCCTGGCTGGCGCCCAGGCTGCGGAAGGCGCCGAGGTCTCACAGGCGATGCTCGACCTCGCGGTCTACGCCTCGGCCGGGTTTTCTGCCTTGGTTGGCATCGTCATCCAGGGGATTTTGCTGTGGTGCACGATGATGGTGGCAAAGCGCCACAGGTGGTCGGCGGGGTCGCGGCGGATGTTGCTGTTTTTCAGCATCTATCTGGTGATCCGGGCGCTTGCCGTCTTTGGCCTCGGGGCCGGGGCGTCGGCCGCCCCGTTGTGGCTGATCGGGGTGGACGGCGCCCTGCAGGTGGTCACCGGGGTGGCCGCGGGCGTCGCCCTCGCGTTCGTCGCCCGTAAGGAGACCGTGGCCTGGACCGATCGGCCGATCGATGATGGCTACCGGTAACCGGCCGGCGGATGGCCGGCCGGGCGAGGCGCCGCGTTCGCTTGTGGTGGCGTATTGGTTGCTCGTCGTCGGCGCAGTGCTCAGCCTCGTGGCCGGAGGATTGCTGCTCACCGATTCGGCGCCGGGGGAGATTGTTCAGTGGGACGCCGCCCATGCGGCCAACGCCCGCCGCAATACGGTGTTTGTGGCCTGGTCGAACGTGATCGCGGGCCTTCTCGTCGCGGCTTTGGCAGCCTACGTGCGGCGCGGGCACAGGAAGGTACGCGCGGCCGCGTGCGCCGCGATGGCCCTGTGCGCGGTGACTAACCTGATCGGCGTCGCCGTAGCGGTGGCTGGCCCGGCGATGGTGCTCAACGTGGCGGTATTCGTCGCCGCCGCCGTGGCGATGTACCGGCCCAGCGCTAACGCCTTCGTCGCGGGCCGCGGCTAGCCCCAGGGCGCGCGCCGCAGGGCTAGCCATGCGGCGCAATCGCAAAACTACCC
Protein-coding sequences here:
- the hemB gene encoding porphobilinogen synthase, which translates into the protein MSPESPRPQRSFPLTTPVRRPRRLRTTPAMRQLVAETQLSASDFILPMFVADGIEAPREIPSMPGQYQHTVDSLKKKVHEVLEAGVRCVDLFGVPRAEDKDATGSVAWDPEGILNRGVAALREEFGDDVLVMADTCLDEFTDHGHCGALSADRFGRTVVDNDATLPLYRAMAVAQAEAGAHIVSPSGMMDGQILAIREALDSAGFTDVAIMAYSAKYASAFFGPFRDAVGSSLQGDRRTYQQDPANIRESLLEVELDIEEGADFVMVKPALPYLDVLSEVAQVSPVPVAAYQVSGEYAMIQAAGQNGWVDLDRVMMESLVAIKRAGADQILTYFAEDAARALARA